A single genomic interval of Mucilaginibacter robiniae harbors:
- a CDS encoding ABC transporter substrate-binding protein produces MKYINRLLLLGSMLSLTACHSARKNNVPVVGFVDAFEDATISQAKTGFTDALAKNGFSEKQNTIQIEYHNAQGSIPTLTQIVNQFVAEPVDLLATSTTLSSVTAAQKTKTIPIFMMVSPTPARAHLLDAQGKAQPNLFGTVEDLNYIDTSFSLIPKLLKPKSGKFVIGMIFNQSEPQSADALERIKQLAAKLNVNVVALPLNSSAEAQLITQSLLNKNIDAFFANPDNTVFAAFETILKSCNQKNVPIFTSEAGLVQRGAVAAFGADIYQWGYQSGLQAAQYLKTHRTTGLKPEMVKVRKRVYNPTAAAKYHITIPANFEAVK; encoded by the coding sequence ATGAAATACATCAACCGCCTTTTACTATTAGGCAGTATGCTGAGCTTAACTGCCTGTCATTCTGCACGCAAAAACAATGTGCCTGTTGTGGGTTTTGTAGATGCATTTGAAGATGCCACTATATCGCAAGCTAAAACTGGGTTTACTGATGCTTTAGCTAAAAACGGTTTCAGTGAAAAGCAAAATACTATTCAAATTGAATATCATAATGCACAAGGCAGCATACCCACACTTACCCAGATTGTAAACCAGTTTGTAGCCGAGCCAGTTGATTTGTTAGCTACCAGTACTACTTTATCGTCTGTTACTGCTGCTCAGAAAACTAAAACTATTCCTATTTTCATGATGGTTTCGCCTACACCTGCACGTGCCCACTTGCTGGATGCACAAGGTAAAGCACAGCCAAACCTGTTTGGTACAGTTGAAGATTTAAATTACATAGATACATCGTTTAGCTTAATACCTAAGCTGTTAAAGCCTAAAAGTGGTAAGTTTGTAATAGGAATGATTTTTAACCAATCGGAACCACAATCGGCTGATGCCTTAGAGCGTATCAAACAATTAGCTGCAAAGTTAAATGTGAATGTGGTGGCTTTGCCGCTTAATTCTTCTGCAGAGGCGCAGCTAATCACTCAATCGTTGTTAAACAAAAACATTGATGCTTTTTTTGCCAACCCTGATAACACGGTATTTGCAGCTTTTGAAACTATCCTAAAAAGCTGTAACCAGAAAAATGTACCTATTTTCACCAGTGAGGCCGGATTGGTACAGCGGGGAGCAGTTGCTGCTTTTGGAGCTGATATTTATCAATGGGGATACCAATCAGGTTTGCAGGCTGCACAATACTTGAAAACGCATAGAACAACTGGTTTAAAACCAGAAATGGTGAAAGTAAGAAAACGTGTTTACAACCCAACAGCGGCAGCTAAGTATCACATTACCATACCTGCAAACTTTGAGGCTGTAAAATAA
- a CDS encoding methionine aminotransferase produces MISVSKLPQTGTTIFTVMSALANEVNAINLSQGFPDYECPAELIDLVTAAMKNGYNQYAPMAGLPALRERIAAKTEKLHGAVYNPDTEITITAGGTQAIFTAICATIHPNDEVIVFEPAYDAYAPAIKLMGGTVKSLALEPPDYRIPWEMVKRLISSRTRMIILNSPHNPTGTILRKDDIDQLSIIVKNRDILILSDEVYEHLIYDGEVHESMARYPELQQRSFIVASFGKLFHSTGWKLGYCLAPAALMQEFRKIHQFLVFSVNTPMQVAIAEYLKNEETYLSLSSFFQQKRDTFRQGLAQTRFELLPCSGSYFQSVWYNNISDEKDTDFSIRLTRDFGVATIPVSAFYSKAIDYHVIRFCFAKKQETLDMAVEKLLAL; encoded by the coding sequence ATGATATCGGTATCTAAACTACCCCAAACCGGCACTACTATATTTACAGTAATGTCGGCGCTGGCCAATGAAGTAAATGCAATTAATCTGTCGCAAGGCTTTCCTGATTATGAATGCCCTGCCGAGCTGATTGATTTGGTAACTGCTGCTATGAAAAATGGCTATAACCAATATGCTCCTATGGCTGGTTTACCAGCCTTGCGCGAACGTATTGCTGCCAAAACTGAAAAACTACACGGAGCCGTTTATAACCCGGATACAGAAATAACTATTACTGCCGGCGGTACACAAGCTATTTTTACAGCTATATGCGCCACTATTCATCCGAATGATGAAGTGATTGTTTTTGAACCTGCTTATGATGCTTATGCACCAGCCATTAAATTAATGGGCGGTACGGTAAAATCATTAGCGCTGGAACCACCTGATTATCGCATACCTTGGGAGATGGTAAAAAGGCTAATTAGTTCACGCACCCGCATGATTATCCTGAACTCGCCACATAATCCAACCGGAACTATATTGCGTAAAGACGACATTGATCAGCTAAGCATTATTGTTAAAAACAGAGACATTCTGATTTTAAGTGATGAAGTTTACGAGCATTTAATTTATGATGGCGAAGTACATGAAAGCATGGCTCGTTATCCGGAGTTACAACAACGCAGCTTTATTGTAGCATCATTCGGTAAGTTGTTTCATAGTACAGGATGGAAACTGGGCTACTGTTTAGCTCCCGCTGCTTTAATGCAGGAGTTTAGAAAAATTCATCAGTTTTTGGTATTTAGCGTAAATACACCCATGCAGGTAGCTATTGCTGAATATCTAAAAAATGAAGAAACCTACCTGAGCTTGTCCAGCTTTTTTCAGCAAAAACGCGATACATTCAGGCAAGGCCTTGCACAAACCCGGTTTGAGCTCCTGCCCTGCTCCGGATCTTACTTCCAAAGTGTATGGTATAACAACATCAGTGATGAAAAAGATACAGATTTTTCCATACGTCTCACACGTGATTTCGGAGTAGCTACTATACCGGTTTCTGCCTTTTATAGCAAGGCTATCGATTACCATGTAATAAGGTTTTGTTTCGCTAAAAAGCAAGAAACTTTGGATATGGCCGTTGAAAAGTTACTGGCACTATAA
- a CDS encoding amidohydrolase gives MDNLKITTFQGYLFWENIDKNLQNISLRLSNIRTKTDLIILPEMFNTGFTMEAEKLAEPMNGKTMQWMQATAQKFDCVVTGSLAISENGNYYNRLIWMRPDGSSTHYDKRHLFAMGKEHNVYTPGTQKLFVELNGWTICPMICYDLRFPVWMRNVGEKRYDLMLVVANWPEKRSLHWRTLIAARAIENQAYVIGVNRVGHDGNELYYSGDSSCIDPSGNVVYYKRDEEDVYTFTVNAEELEKTRRYMPFLKDADSFNLDL, from the coding sequence ATGGATAATCTAAAAATTACAACGTTTCAAGGGTATCTCTTCTGGGAAAATATCGATAAAAATTTGCAGAATATCTCGCTACGTTTATCAAATATTCGCACCAAAACAGACCTGATTATCTTACCCGAGATGTTTAACACCGGGTTTACTATGGAAGCGGAAAAGCTGGCCGAACCCATGAATGGTAAAACCATGCAATGGATGCAAGCTACAGCTCAAAAGTTTGATTGTGTAGTTACCGGCAGCTTAGCTATCTCTGAAAATGGCAATTACTACAACCGGTTAATTTGGATGCGCCCGGATGGTAGCTCTACACATTACGATAAGCGACACCTTTTTGCTATGGGTAAAGAACACAATGTTTATACCCCAGGCACCCAAAAGCTTTTTGTTGAACTAAACGGCTGGACTATATGCCCCATGATATGCTATGATTTACGCTTTCCGGTTTGGATGCGTAATGTTGGCGAAAAAAGATATGACTTAATGTTAGTGGTTGCTAACTGGCCTGAAAAACGTTCTTTACACTGGCGTACTCTGATTGCTGCACGTGCTATTGAAAACCAAGCCTATGTTATTGGTGTAAATCGGGTTGGGCATGATGGTAATGAATTATACTACTCGGGCGATTCATCCTGCATTGACCCGAGCGGCAATGTAGTGTATTATAAACGTGATGAGGAAGATGTATATACATTTACTGTAAATGCCGAAGAGCTGGAGAAAACCCGTAGATATATGCCTTTTTTAAAAGATGCGGATAGTTTTAATCTAGATTTGTAA
- a CDS encoding GH92 family glycosyl hydrolase, whose amino-acid sequence MQTALYQFKRKALALPIVFLCLTSLAQKKQDYTRLVNPFIGTGGHGHTYPGAVVPFGMVQLSPDTRLEGWDGCSGYHYSDTVVYGFSHTHLSGTGIADYCDVLFMPTTGQPQFKNTDYRSSFSKKYEVASPGYYKTQLNKYNIKVELTATTRAGLHQYTYPNTDQANIIIDLQHRDKVLDSWIEVVNDHEIRGFRKSQSWANNQYIFFHAKFSKPFKKYGIALNDVLQQGSHKVEGKNVKMFVQFDDPKEVLVKVGISAVSAEGALKNLDTEMPDFDFRKVEKQAKASWNDELNKIQVEGGGPAASQMAMNEQSAYGNNRSVYPQARRKKAELVDYSKLKQTIFYTSLYHCMLAPNIYSDIDGQYRGLDGQIHMAQGFNYYTVFSLWDTFRAEHPLFTLIDRKRTLDFIKTFLAMYDQGGLLPIWPLATTETYCMIGNHAIPVIVDAYAKGIRDFDAEKALTAMKAAVNRNQFGLESYRKNGAVLADDEHESVSKTLEYAYDDWCIAQMAKMLNKSQDYTTYIQRAQYWKNVFNPQNGFMQARVNGGWYTPFEPTEVNNNYTEGNSWQYTFFIPQDVEGLINRMGGKENFETKLDELFTTHAKLSGRQQDDITGLIGQYAHGNEPSHHIAYLYNFTSNPHKTQQFLNQIMQTEYSNKPDGLAGNEDCGQMSAWYVMSALGLYNIAPGQQQLMVGLPQFEKATINLENGKKFIVSNSGMAVSPNNVYLQGMNFNKKPYNKLYINYDDVAEGGEFEVFTGRLPNQLFVQDLEKPASKINESQIIVTPSIASSSISFKQTDTININVADEGIKLYYTTDGSEPTTSSTLYQKPFVINASTTIKAIALKNGQQSFVTTGRFIKIRSDLKLTLLTKYLPNYPARGDESLIDGLQGSTNWRLGNWQGYQTNNLEAVIDLGQVKPVKQVTISTLQDTRAWIVFPKAVQYWVSNDGKNYRLISTVNTKTAIDDLKVQTQTFDGTLNVNTRYIKIVAQQYGALPEWHESKGKPSYIFADEIKVD is encoded by the coding sequence ATGCAAACTGCCCTCTATCAGTTTAAACGTAAGGCGCTCGCGTTGCCTATCGTATTCCTTTGTCTTACTAGTTTAGCTCAAAAAAAACAAGATTATACGCGCTTAGTTAACCCGTTTATAGGTACAGGTGGCCATGGGCACACCTATCCTGGCGCTGTGGTACCCTTTGGCATGGTACAATTAAGTCCTGATACGCGTTTAGAAGGTTGGGATGGCTGTTCCGGTTACCACTATTCAGATACTGTAGTGTATGGTTTTTCACATACGCACCTTAGCGGCACTGGTATAGCCGATTATTGCGATGTACTGTTTATGCCTACAACAGGACAGCCGCAATTTAAAAATACAGATTATCGTTCGTCATTTAGTAAGAAATATGAGGTTGCTTCTCCTGGTTATTATAAAACACAGTTAAACAAGTATAATATTAAAGTAGAACTCACGGCGACTACCCGGGCAGGGCTACATCAATACACTTATCCCAATACCGACCAGGCGAATATCATCATTGACTTGCAACATCGCGACAAAGTACTTGATTCATGGATTGAGGTGGTGAATGATCATGAAATTCGTGGATTTCGCAAATCACAGAGTTGGGCAAATAATCAGTATATTTTTTTTCATGCCAAATTTTCTAAGCCATTTAAAAAATACGGTATTGCTTTGAACGATGTCCTACAACAAGGATCACATAAAGTAGAAGGCAAGAACGTAAAGATGTTTGTTCAGTTTGATGATCCTAAAGAGGTACTAGTTAAGGTAGGCATATCAGCAGTTAGTGCAGAGGGAGCTCTCAAAAACCTGGACACAGAGATGCCTGACTTTGATTTTCGAAAAGTTGAAAAGCAAGCCAAAGCCAGTTGGAACGATGAGCTTAACAAAATACAAGTAGAAGGCGGTGGTCCGGCAGCTTCTCAAATGGCTATGAATGAACAAAGTGCTTATGGAAATAACAGGAGCGTATATCCGCAAGCACGACGAAAGAAAGCAGAGCTTGTTGATTACAGTAAACTTAAGCAAACCATCTTCTACACCTCACTTTACCATTGTATGCTGGCCCCTAATATTTATAGCGATATAGATGGGCAATATCGTGGCTTAGATGGGCAAATACATATGGCGCAAGGCTTTAATTATTATACAGTCTTTTCATTGTGGGATACCTTCCGGGCTGAACATCCACTATTTACGCTGATTGACCGGAAGCGAACGCTGGATTTTATCAAGACGTTCTTGGCGATGTATGACCAAGGCGGATTACTACCAATATGGCCATTAGCAACTACCGAAACTTATTGCATGATCGGCAATCACGCTATTCCGGTAATTGTAGATGCTTATGCCAAAGGCATTCGGGATTTTGATGCGGAGAAAGCCTTAACCGCCATGAAAGCAGCGGTTAATCGTAACCAATTTGGTTTAGAATCCTACCGGAAAAACGGAGCTGTGTTAGCTGACGACGAACACGAATCAGTTTCTAAAACACTCGAGTACGCTTATGATGATTGGTGCATTGCACAGATGGCTAAAATGTTGAACAAGTCGCAAGATTATACCACCTACATACAAAGGGCACAATATTGGAAAAATGTGTTTAACCCGCAAAATGGCTTTATGCAGGCTCGAGTAAATGGCGGCTGGTACACACCATTTGAACCTACTGAAGTTAATAACAATTATACCGAAGGCAACTCTTGGCAATATACCTTTTTTATACCGCAAGATGTGGAAGGCTTAATAAACCGCATGGGCGGCAAAGAAAACTTTGAAACTAAGTTGGATGAACTATTTACAACGCATGCTAAATTAAGCGGCCGCCAACAAGATGATATTACAGGCTTAATTGGCCAGTATGCACATGGAAATGAACCCAGTCATCATATAGCCTATTTATACAACTTCACCAGCAATCCGCATAAAACACAGCAGTTTTTGAACCAGATAATGCAAACCGAATACAGCAATAAACCAGATGGATTGGCGGGCAATGAAGACTGTGGGCAAATGTCTGCCTGGTATGTGATGAGTGCCTTAGGTTTGTATAATATAGCACCTGGTCAGCAGCAGTTAATGGTTGGCTTACCTCAGTTTGAAAAAGCTACCATTAACCTGGAGAATGGAAAAAAGTTTATTGTATCCAATTCAGGTATGGCTGTAAGCCCCAATAATGTGTATTTGCAAGGCATGAACTTCAACAAAAAGCCTTATAACAAATTATATATTAACTACGATGATGTTGCAGAAGGCGGCGAATTTGAAGTTTTTACTGGCCGTTTACCTAATCAGTTATTTGTACAAGATTTGGAAAAACCTGCTTCAAAAATAAATGAGTCACAAATTATAGTAACTCCATCCATCGCAAGTTCAAGTATAAGTTTTAAACAAACCGATACTATTAACATAAATGTTGCTGATGAAGGTATAAAGCTATATTATACTACTGATGGTAGTGAGCCTACTACATCATCAACTTTATATCAGAAGCCATTTGTTATAAATGCATCCACAACAATCAAAGCCATAGCGTTGAAAAATGGACAGCAAAGCTTTGTTACTACTGGGCGGTTTATAAAAATTAGAAGTGATCTTAAACTCACGCTCTTAACCAAATACTTGCCTAACTATCCCGCACGAGGCGACGAATCACTGATTGATGGTTTACAAGGTTCTACTAACTGGCGATTAGGTAATTGGCAGGGCTACCAAACTAACAACCTGGAAGCGGTTATAGATTTAGGTCAGGTAAAACCGGTTAAACAGGTTACTATAAGTACCTTACAGGATACACGTGCTTGGATAGTGTTTCCGAAAGCTGTACAATATTGGGTATCAAATGACGGCAAAAACTACCGGCTTATCAGTACAGTAAACACTAAAACTGCTATTGATGATTTAAAAGTACAAACCCAGACTTTTGATGGAACCTTAAATGTTAATACACGCTACATCAAAATTGTAGCGCAACAATATGGCGCACTACCTGAATGGCATGAAAGCAAAGGCAAACCTTCGTACATCTTTGCAGATGAAATTAAGGTAGATTAG
- a CDS encoding polyphosphate kinase 2 family protein — MENIIKKFQITDHKKISLKDYDTADTAGYDKDDADELLADMIKQTSDLQNELYADNKHGLLIIFQAMDAAGKDSAIKHTMSGLNPQGCQVFSFKQPTSEDYDHDFLWRHYKALPERGRIGIHNRSHYENVLVTKVHPAYVMKENLPGINDVKDLDKKFWEHRYDSIRDFEKHLTRNGTAIIKFFLHVSKDEQKERFLKRIDEADKNWKFSSADIEERSHWADYQEAYEDAINATSTPNAPWYVIPADKKWFTRIAISTIMLETLKKLKLEYPVLPAIEKEKLEQAKQSLESE; from the coding sequence ATGGAAAATATAATCAAGAAATTTCAAATTACTGATCATAAAAAGATTTCCCTTAAAGATTATGACACTGCTGATACGGCAGGTTACGATAAAGACGATGCTGATGAGCTACTTGCTGATATGATTAAGCAGACCTCTGATTTGCAAAATGAGTTGTATGCTGATAATAAACATGGCTTACTCATCATATTTCAGGCCATGGATGCAGCCGGCAAAGACAGTGCTATAAAGCACACCATGTCGGGCCTGAACCCTCAAGGGTGCCAAGTGTTTAGTTTCAAACAGCCAACATCGGAGGATTATGATCATGATTTTTTATGGCGCCATTACAAAGCATTGCCCGAGCGTGGCCGGATAGGTATTCATAACCGTTCGCATTATGAAAACGTGTTGGTTACCAAAGTACATCCTGCATATGTTATGAAAGAAAATCTACCAGGTATCAACGATGTGAAAGATTTGGACAAAAAGTTCTGGGAGCATCGGTATGATAGTATAAGAGATTTTGAAAAGCATTTAACCCGCAATGGTACCGCTATTATCAAGTTTTTTCTGCATGTATCAAAAGACGAGCAAAAAGAACGCTTTCTGAAACGTATTGATGAAGCTGATAAAAACTGGAAGTTTTCTTCTGCTGATATTGAGGAACGTAGCCATTGGGCTGATTACCAAGAGGCCTATGAGGATGCAATTAACGCTACATCTACACCTAATGCTCCATGGTATGTAATACCAGCTGATAAGAAATGGTTTACGCGTATTGCAATTTCAACCATAATGCTTGAAACCCTGAAAAAATTAAAGTTAGAATATCCTGTTCTGCCTGCAATTGAGAAAGAAAAGCTAGAACAAGCTAAACAATCGTTGGAAAGTGAGTAA